In Moorella sp. Hama-1, a single genomic region encodes these proteins:
- a CDS encoding ferredoxin domain-containing protein, which yields MSEFQAMGVIAELMAIAARTAPKAGGKDFIELKILQGDALEQLARAMTSYGRTSGKKNFDRDGDNVRRSDAVLLVGLKKAAKAGLDCGACGAARCADLEEPHNGPEFAGPICAWRLMDLGIALGSAAKTAGILNVDNRIMYRIGVVARQEGLMEAEVIAGIPISATGKNIYFDR from the coding sequence ATGTCTGAATTTCAAGCTATGGGTGTAATCGCCGAGTTAATGGCCATTGCCGCCCGGACGGCCCCCAAGGCGGGTGGTAAAGATTTCATCGAGCTGAAGATCCTCCAGGGAGATGCCCTGGAGCAACTGGCCCGGGCTATGACCAGTTACGGGCGGACAAGCGGCAAGAAAAACTTTGATCGCGACGGCGACAATGTCCGCCGTTCCGACGCCGTCCTGCTGGTGGGGCTGAAAAAGGCGGCCAAAGCCGGGTTGGATTGCGGTGCCTGTGGTGCGGCCCGCTGCGCCGATCTTGAAGAACCCCATAATGGCCCAGAGTTTGCCGGTCCCATTTGCGCCTGGCGCCTCATGGATCTGGGTATCGCCCTGGGTTCGGCCGCCAAAACGGCGGGGATTCTCAATGTCGACAACCGCATTATGTACCGGATCGGCGTCGTGGCCCGGCAAGAAGGCCTAATGGAGGCCGAGGTTATCGCCGGCATTCCCATTTCCGCTACGGGGAAAAATATCTATTTTGACCGTTAA
- a CDS encoding nitrite reductase — MAAELEKVRLPLADIGPVVRNVKVCASQYCKHVIRDVTPLAAQINQRLAGMATPKKFKMALNGCPNSCVEAQLNDLGIIAVQDGYWLYLGGKGGRQPQLGTRLDMVIKEEYLVETVERIVKGYLQVAQNERLAEVINRMGLLPFLKVALAWSSEGIKTCIGARYCKNGVGDVHAMAERLVSSGNLQGNLTISGCGNACAMDKEADYNVVILKDRLWVYKNGDMDVANTDQLPEYLKRKGILK; from the coding sequence GTGGCCGCAGAGTTAGAAAAGGTGCGCCTACCTTTGGCTGATATCGGTCCGGTGGTGCGAAATGTCAAAGTATGTGCCAGTCAGTATTGTAAGCATGTTATCCGCGATGTTACTCCTCTGGCAGCACAAATCAATCAGCGCCTCGCAGGGATGGCGACGCCGAAAAAATTTAAGATGGCCCTGAATGGCTGCCCCAATTCATGCGTGGAGGCGCAACTAAACGACCTGGGTATCATTGCTGTCCAGGACGGGTACTGGCTTTACCTTGGAGGCAAAGGAGGACGTCAACCCCAATTGGGTACTCGGCTGGACATGGTTATCAAGGAAGAGTATCTAGTCGAAACTGTCGAACGGATAGTTAAGGGCTATCTTCAGGTTGCCCAGAACGAGCGACTGGCTGAAGTTATTAACCGGATGGGCCTTCTGCCATTCCTTAAGGTAGCACTGGCATGGAGTAGCGAAGGAATCAAGACGTGCATAGGCGCGCGGTATTGTAAAAACGGTGTTGGTGATGTCCATGCTATGGCGGAGCGCCTAGTGTCCTCCGGCAATTTACAAGGAAATCTCACTATCAGCGGCTGTGGCAATGCATGTGCTATGGACAAGGAAGCGGATTATAATGTTGTTATTTTGAAAGACAGGTTATGGGTATATAAAAATGGCGATATGGATGTTGCTAATACGGATCAGTTGCCTGAGTATCTTAAAAGGAAGGGTATTTTAAAATAA
- a CDS encoding transposase: MMYPYQPSLFVDDGQGLFYWKIAHNYPWEVFNDIAQEFKEIRYKQLKQQSPQSLQSNRDQETFFEDFEEGEVDLVDPLKVEGRSPRGRKGIPFWPLLRAFVMARLMRVEDSVKDVHFLLHTNPTFARALGFEELPSYHTVARFDQIMSENGLWEKARIKSVKFNIDNKVFFPLHGNRRGYYPHRSRGQSTTERKEGRPYL; encoded by the coding sequence ATGATGTATCCTTATCAGCCAAGTTTGTTCGTCGATGACGGCCAGGGCTTGTTCTATTGGAAAATTGCCCACAACTATCCCTGGGAAGTATTTAATGATATTGCCCAGGAGTTTAAGGAAATACGTTATAAACAGCTCAAACAACAATCACCCCAATCATTACAGTCAAACAGGGACCAGGAAACCTTCTTTGAGGACTTTGAGGAAGGGGAAGTTGACCTGGTCGACCCCTTAAAAGTAGAAGGCCGTAGTCCTCGGGGGCGAAAGGGTATACCCTTCTGGCCCTTGTTGCGAGCCTTCGTCATGGCTCGTTTAATGCGGGTTGAAGACTCGGTCAAGGATGTTCACTTTTTGTTACATACAAACCCTACTTTTGCCCGGGCTCTGGGTTTCGAGGAACTCCCTTCTTACCATACGGTGGCCCGCTTTGATCAGATCATGAGCGAAAATGGGCTCTGGGAGAAGGCCAGGATCAAATCCGTCAAATTTAATATCGATAACAAGGTCTTTTTCCCCCTCCACGGAAATCGCCGTGGATACTACCCACATCGAAGCCGAGGCCAAAGCACCACCGAAAGAAAAGAAGGACGACCCTACCTATAA
- a CDS encoding TatD family hydrolase, producing the protein MEGIVDSHTHVSLLPFEGLESMALAGVRKIIGCSMFFGATYAETLFDHFHQMLTLSTSNAAQNGIKLFVTVGIHPMGTPEDWPRVLDALPSYLNMSDVVGLGEIGLHEGNKREQDVLREQLKIAKEYGVPVIIHTPPQHRVEITEKTIEIAAAVEMEPGKMIIDHANLDIINLIEDFGAVPGLTIRQEGLTPHLLLNHLERFPRGVLNSDYSNLKPNDPLGVPRAIRYLELNGVSPEIIARIARYNAEELFGI; encoded by the coding sequence ATGGAAGGAATTGTAGACTCTCATACACATGTTTCATTACTTCCGTTTGAAGGGCTGGAGAGTATGGCCCTGGCCGGGGTAAGGAAGATTATTGGCTGCTCCATGTTTTTCGGGGCCACATATGCGGAAACACTCTTTGATCACTTCCACCAGATGTTAACCCTTTCCACGAGCAATGCCGCCCAAAATGGTATCAAGCTTTTCGTTACAGTTGGCATCCACCCCATGGGAACGCCGGAAGACTGGCCGAGGGTACTCGACGCCCTTCCATCCTATCTTAATATGAGCGATGTTGTCGGTTTGGGCGAAATCGGCCTGCATGAGGGGAATAAGCGGGAACAAGACGTCCTCCGGGAGCAATTGAAGATAGCCAAGGAATACGGGGTTCCGGTGATCATTCATACTCCGCCCCAGCACAGGGTGGAAATTACCGAAAAAACGATTGAAATTGCCGCCGCTGTGGAGATGGAACCCGGAAAAATGATCATCGATCACGCTAATTTGGACATCATTAACTTAATCGAAGACTTTGGGGCCGTTCCCGGGCTCACCATCCGCCAGGAGGGGCTCACTCCCCATTTATTGCTTAATCACCTGGAACGCTTCCCACGAGGTGTTCTGAACAGCGATTACAGCAATCTTAAACCCAATGATCCCCTGGGCGTCCCCAGGGCCATACGGTACCTGGAACTGAACGGAGTTTCCCCGGAAATCATTGCTCGGATCGCGAGGTACAACGCTGAGGAACTTTTTGGTATCTAA
- a CDS encoding ASKHA domain-containing protein, whose protein sequence is MFQRNSSFGLTVHFPLIRVLPQLHVDLGSTTVGGYLWDLGSGKLLAADGVTNAQTRLGEDILTRIHYAATPQGLAELQQLAIMSINRIIDLVTKQANIVPQDITAGVISGNTTMVHLLLGLPTANICRSPYVPVVNAPGFFPAAMIGLDLHPRALVYLLPSVGSYVGGDILAGILASGMHRQKEVSLLADIGTNGEMVLGNRDWLVVAAGAAGPALEGGVVTCGMRAEPGAVCQVRIDADTGKVTYSTIGDVPARGICGSGLVDAIAQALLAGIINQRGELREPLTSLVVVPAEESATGQPIELTPVDIQRLLRTKAAVNAIIATLLESVGCTFADLKYFYAAGAFGDHLDIESAITLGLYPDLRRENIIRATAKNPKLIDIPCS, encoded by the coding sequence ATGTTTCAACGAAATTCCTCTTTTGGTTTAACCGTCCATTTTCCCCTGATAAGGGTTCTCCCGCAGCTTCACGTCGACTTGGGCAGTACCACTGTGGGAGGATATTTGTGGGATCTAGGTTCAGGTAAACTTCTCGCTGCTGATGGTGTGACTAATGCACAGACGAGGCTTGGAGAAGATATCCTGACTCGTATTCATTACGCAGCTACTCCTCAGGGACTAGCAGAACTGCAGCAGTTAGCAATCATGAGTATAAACAGGATAATTGATTTGGTGACCAAGCAGGCTAACATAGTACCGCAGGATATTACCGCAGGGGTTATCAGTGGTAATACAACTATGGTGCATCTATTACTGGGTCTACCAACAGCAAATATCTGCAGGAGTCCTTATGTACCTGTAGTTAACGCTCCTGGGTTTTTCCCGGCAGCAATGATAGGTCTGGACCTCCACCCGCGAGCTCTCGTTTACCTTTTACCCAGCGTAGGTAGTTATGTAGGAGGAGACATCCTGGCGGGTATTTTAGCGAGTGGTATGCACCGGCAAAAAGAGGTCAGCCTTTTGGCAGACATTGGTACCAACGGAGAAATGGTCTTAGGCAATCGAGATTGGTTGGTGGTAGCTGCTGGAGCAGCCGGTCCAGCCTTGGAAGGTGGGGTAGTAACTTGTGGCATGCGGGCTGAACCTGGCGCAGTTTGTCAGGTTCGTATAGATGCGGATACAGGCAAGGTGACTTACAGCACTATTGGAGATGTACCCGCGCGCGGTATTTGTGGTTCAGGCCTTGTGGATGCAATTGCTCAAGCGTTACTAGCAGGGATTATTAATCAGCGAGGAGAATTACGTGAACCGCTTACTTCTCTAGTGGTTGTGCCGGCAGAGGAAAGCGCTACTGGCCAGCCCATCGAGCTCACTCCCGTAGACATCCAGCGACTGTTGCGCACCAAAGCTGCAGTTAACGCGATCATAGCTACGCTGCTAGAGAGTGTTGGGTGTACTTTTGCCGATCTTAAGTACTTTTATGCTGCTGGTGCATTTGGCGATCACCTAGATATTGAATCAGCTATTACCCTTGGGCTATACCCCGACCTGCGGCGGGAAAATATCATACGAGCCACTGCCAAAAATCCAAAACTCATTGATATACCTTGTAGTTAG
- a CDS encoding PIN domain-containing protein, producing MNFMGAMIPMFEPVFIDTWGWIAMGYRKEPRHKEVKELYQSLRARHIPVYTSDYILDEVITLLFRRESFKEAVQFFQAILDSANQGYLSLVRITPEYFAEAWDLRRRFTDKPLISFTDLSSIVVMRDLQIMQVLTEDEHFLKVGMGFQLLP from the coding sequence ATGAACTTTATGGGAGCAATGATCCCCATGTTTGAACCCGTTTTTATAGATACATGGGGCTGGATCGCTATGGGATACCGGAAGGAGCCTCGCCACAAGGAAGTAAAGGAACTCTATCAGTCACTTCGGGCTCGCCATATACCAGTATATACGAGCGATTATATTTTGGACGAAGTGATTACCCTCTTATTTAGACGAGAATCCTTCAAGGAGGCCGTGCAATTCTTTCAGGCTATACTAGACTCAGCAAACCAGGGGTACCTTTCTTTGGTACGAATTACCCCGGAGTACTTTGCCGAGGCCTGGGACCTACGACGGCGTTTCACGGATAAACCACTGATTTCTTTCACTGATTTGAGTTCAATAGTGGTTATGCGGGATCTGCAAATAATGCAAGTTCTAACTGAGGATGAGCATTTTCTAAAGGTGGGGATGGGATTTCAATTATTACCTTGA
- a CDS encoding iron-containing alcohol dehydrogenase family protein, with the protein MSFSFYLPTRIFFGEGVLNKHGALLKDMGRRALVITGRHSAVTSGAMADLTHLARQLDISLATYNRVPANPTLAIVAEAVALARSEGVEFVVGIGGGSPLDTAKAVALLVPNAAPATELYQASLPQPPLPLVAIPTTAGTGSEVTQHAVFTLPEQQLKKGFSDDRCFPQVALVDPRYTASLPLEVTIDTALDALTHAIEGYLSKLSTSLSDTLALEAIRLFAARREELVNSNLSPEGRADLLYASTLGGMVIAQTRTTLLHTLGYPLTFSYGLPHGRANGLLLAAYLEFIQPAAPAKVASILAALGMTAIKDVQGLIRRLLPAPEKYPTAELQRMAGLVVGAGSLAWTARSASREDLVEILRQSLG; encoded by the coding sequence ATGTCCTTCAGTTTTTACCTGCCGACCAGGATCTTTTTCGGCGAAGGTGTTTTAAATAAACACGGCGCTCTTCTTAAGGATATGGGCCGCCGGGCCCTGGTCATTACCGGGCGGCACAGCGCCGTTACCAGCGGTGCCATGGCTGATTTGACCCACCTGGCCCGGCAACTGGATATCAGCCTGGCAACCTACAACCGGGTCCCGGCCAACCCCACCCTGGCTATAGTAGCGGAAGCCGTTGCCCTGGCCCGTAGCGAAGGGGTGGAATTCGTTGTAGGTATCGGTGGCGGTTCCCCTCTGGACACGGCTAAGGCTGTTGCCCTCCTGGTGCCCAACGCAGCCCCGGCCACTGAACTATATCAAGCCAGCCTGCCGCAGCCGCCCCTGCCCCTGGTGGCTATACCAACCACAGCCGGTACGGGGAGCGAGGTTACCCAGCACGCCGTCTTTACCCTGCCGGAGCAGCAGCTTAAAAAGGGTTTCAGCGACGACCGCTGTTTTCCCCAGGTAGCCCTGGTGGACCCCCGTTATACTGCCTCGCTGCCCTTAGAGGTGACCATTGACACGGCTCTCGACGCCTTAACCCATGCCATCGAAGGCTACCTATCTAAACTTTCCACGTCCCTGAGCGATACCCTGGCCCTGGAAGCTATCCGCCTCTTCGCCGCCCGGCGGGAGGAGTTGGTGAACAGCAACCTGAGCCCGGAGGGCCGGGCGGATCTCCTGTATGCCTCCACCCTGGGGGGCATGGTCATTGCTCAGACCAGGACGACTCTGCTCCATACCCTGGGGTATCCCCTGACCTTCAGTTATGGCCTTCCCCACGGCCGGGCCAACGGCCTTTTACTGGCGGCCTACCTGGAGTTTATTCAACCGGCTGCTCCAGCCAAGGTGGCCTCTATCCTGGCGGCACTGGGGATGACCGCGATAAAGGATGTGCAGGGGCTTATTCGGCGGCTTTTGCCGGCACCGGAAAAATACCCGACCGCAGAGCTGCAACGTATGGCCGGCCTGGTGGTTGGTGCCGGCAGCCTGGCCTGGACCGCCCGCTCGGCGAGCCGCGAAGACCTGGTGGAGATATTGCGCCAGAGCCTAGGTTAG
- a CDS encoding ASKHA domain-containing protein has translation MAEALRLGNSSGTGASLVLTDINKAQELEEIARRVTYLEMNNSLQFMAHFTAGLFFPHTDLDLFPTVKARLKH, from the coding sequence TTGGCAGAGGCTCTACGCTTAGGAAACAGTTCTGGTACAGGTGCCAGCCTGGTCCTTACTGACATTAATAAGGCACAGGAGTTAGAAGAAATAGCCCGGCGCGTTACGTATCTGGAGATGAACAATAGCCTGCAATTTATGGCCCATTTTACCGCAGGTTTGTTTTTCCCCCACACCGACCTTGACCTTTTCCCTACTGTTAAAGCTCGCCTAAAACACTAG
- a CDS encoding DsrE family protein: MNRLKVLFHVNESGRWQRVLVNISNFLNDVGQGNADIEVVANGEAVSIFGNRCLLAGGDGQGASCGTANGSLVEQMKKLSEMGVNFVACRNALKGQSIDEDSLPNFLTVVPAGITEIARKQAEGYAYIKP; the protein is encoded by the coding sequence ATGAATAGGTTGAAAGTCCTTTTCCATGTTAACGAATCTGGCAGATGGCAAAGGGTTCTCGTGAACATCAGTAATTTTTTAAATGATGTTGGGCAAGGAAATGCTGACATCGAAGTAGTGGCCAACGGTGAGGCGGTTTCTATTTTCGGGAACAGGTGCCTCCTTGCCGGAGGTGACGGTCAGGGGGCAAGCTGCGGGACAGCTAATGGATCGCTGGTGGAGCAGATGAAGAAGTTATCGGAGATGGGAGTAAACTTTGTAGCGTGCCGGAACGCTCTCAAAGGCCAGTCTATCGATGAGGACAGCCTCCCCAACTTTCTGACAGTTGTACCAGCCGGCATAACAGAAATTGCCAGGAAACAGGCTGAAGGGTATGCCTACATCAAGCCCTGA
- a CDS encoding YifB family Mg chelatase-like AAA ATPase: MLAIVNSVVLVGLEGQSVRVEVDISNGLPVCDIVGLPDPSVREARERVRAAIKNSGFEFPLRRIIVNLAPGDIKKEGPIYDLPIALGILMAAEEIGNGPEGTIYAAGELSLEGSLRPVPGVLPMALALQEIQPGATFIVPAANANEAALATRLKVLAAESLGQVVAYWRGEGSLPEVKETEGQGPSPATPGVNLADIKGQAAAKRGLEIAAAGGHNILLIGSPGAGKTMLARALPAILPSLTYEEALTVTKIYSAAGLLSPGQGLVTERPFRTPHHTASSASIIGGGRVPKPGEVSLATHGVLFLDEIAEYRRDVLEALRQPLEDRVVTVSRVAAAITYPADFLLIGSMNPCPCGYYGDPVKECLCTPHQVAQYRKRLSGPLLDRIDLHLEVPRLTYGEVEDSTRPEDSLTVGERVRAARERQLVRFRGTGVTCNAAMSARQVHQYCRPAPQARSLLREAFNKLSLSMRAHDRLLKVARTIADLEGSEEITAAHLAEAIQYRSLDWGEAKEAMG, encoded by the coding sequence ATGTTAGCCATTGTCAATTCCGTCGTCCTTGTCGGTCTGGAGGGCCAGAGTGTACGGGTAGAGGTGGATATTAGCAATGGTTTGCCTGTTTGTGATATCGTCGGCCTCCCGGACCCCTCTGTCCGCGAGGCCCGGGAGCGGGTGCGGGCGGCCATTAAAAATTCGGGTTTCGAGTTCCCCCTGCGCCGCATTATTGTCAACCTGGCCCCCGGTGATATTAAAAAAGAAGGCCCCATCTACGACCTGCCCATTGCCCTGGGCATCCTGATGGCGGCGGAAGAGATTGGCAACGGGCCGGAAGGAACAATTTACGCCGCCGGGGAGCTTTCCCTGGAGGGAAGCCTCAGGCCCGTTCCCGGGGTTCTACCCATGGCCCTGGCCTTACAGGAAATCCAGCCCGGCGCCACCTTTATTGTCCCGGCGGCCAACGCTAACGAGGCTGCCCTGGCCACCCGGCTAAAGGTACTGGCTGCCGAAAGCCTGGGCCAGGTAGTTGCTTACTGGCGTGGTGAGGGTTCCCTGCCAGAAGTCAAGGAAACAGAAGGCCAGGGCCCATCACCGGCCACTCCAGGGGTGAACCTGGCCGACATCAAGGGCCAGGCAGCCGCCAAACGGGGACTGGAGATAGCTGCTGCCGGGGGTCATAATATCCTTTTGATTGGTAGCCCTGGTGCGGGTAAAACCATGCTCGCCCGGGCTTTACCGGCCATTTTGCCTTCGCTGACCTACGAGGAAGCCCTGACTGTGACCAAGATTTACAGCGCCGCCGGGTTGCTATCACCCGGCCAGGGATTAGTTACGGAACGCCCCTTCCGCACTCCCCACCATACGGCCTCTTCTGCCAGTATCATCGGCGGCGGCCGGGTGCCGAAACCGGGGGAAGTAAGCCTGGCCACCCACGGCGTTCTTTTTCTGGATGAGATAGCTGAATACCGCCGTGACGTCCTGGAGGCACTGCGCCAGCCCCTGGAAGATCGCGTCGTCACCGTCTCCCGGGTGGCGGCGGCTATTACCTATCCCGCGGATTTTCTTTTGATCGGGAGCATGAATCCCTGTCCGTGCGGGTACTACGGTGACCCAGTCAAGGAATGCCTGTGTACCCCGCACCAGGTCGCCCAGTACCGCAAGAGGCTCTCCGGCCCCTTGCTGGATCGCATTGACCTGCACCTGGAAGTCCCCCGCCTGACCTATGGGGAAGTCGAGGACAGCACCAGGCCGGAGGATTCACTCACTGTAGGGGAACGGGTCCGGGCTGCCCGGGAAAGGCAGTTGGTGCGGTTCAGGGGTACCGGAGTTACCTGCAATGCAGCCATGTCCGCCCGGCAGGTTCATCAGTACTGCCGCCCAGCTCCTCAGGCGCGTAGTCTTTTGCGGGAAGCGTTTAACAAGCTGAGTCTTTCCATGCGGGCCCATGACCGCCTGCTGAAGGTAGCCCGGACCATCGCCGACCTGGAAGGAAGCGAGGAGATTACTGCCGCCCATCTGGCCGAAGCTATCCAGTACCGCAGCCTGGATTGGGGTGAGGCCAAGGAGGCCATGGGGTAA
- the dprA gene encoding DNA-processing protein DprA, whose protein sequence is MEEKPFWVALQQTPGLGARRFLQLIKFFGSARTVWEAPERELLALEGLSRVAVSLVGWRRQVEPARMMASLAAAGIKVLTLAEEDYPLELKRIYDPPPVLYWRGSRLPGEGLKIAIVGTRRATAYGLKVAGELAADLAAAGAGVVSGLARGIDAAAHRGALKGGGLTWGILGCGVDVVYPREHRELYRQVMEHGAVISEFPPGTPPEAGHFPARNRIISGLAAGTVVVEAAARSGALITADLALEQNRDVFAVPGPITSRYSQGPHDLIKQGAKLVTGVADILEEYEPQSLLTLSPGEERAAIALNATEEKVLHGLQVTPTHLDTLMAATGLAPGELNTALLQLEMQQLIRRLPGGFYVRC, encoded by the coding sequence ATGGAGGAAAAACCGTTCTGGGTAGCCCTGCAGCAGACTCCCGGCCTGGGGGCCCGGCGGTTCCTGCAGCTGATCAAATTCTTTGGCAGTGCCCGGACAGTGTGGGAGGCACCAGAAAGGGAACTCCTGGCCCTGGAAGGCCTGAGTAGGGTGGCGGTTTCCCTGGTGGGCTGGCGCCGCCAGGTGGAACCGGCTCGGATGATGGCTTCCCTGGCGGCCGCTGGCATTAAGGTTTTAACCCTGGCAGAAGAGGACTACCCACTGGAACTAAAGCGCATCTACGACCCGCCCCCGGTTCTCTACTGGCGGGGGAGCCGGCTGCCTGGGGAGGGCTTGAAGATAGCCATTGTCGGTACCCGCCGGGCCACTGCCTACGGCCTCAAAGTAGCCGGGGAACTGGCGGCCGACCTGGCTGCCGCCGGTGCCGGCGTGGTCAGCGGCCTGGCCCGGGGGATTGACGCCGCCGCCCACCGGGGAGCCCTCAAGGGCGGGGGCCTGACCTGGGGTATCCTGGGCTGCGGGGTCGACGTCGTTTACCCGCGCGAGCACCGGGAGCTTTACCGCCAGGTAATGGAGCACGGAGCCGTCATCTCGGAGTTTCCCCCCGGAACACCGCCGGAGGCCGGGCATTTCCCGGCCCGGAACCGCATTATCAGCGGGCTGGCAGCCGGGACGGTGGTGGTAGAAGCGGCGGCCAGGAGCGGTGCCCTGATTACCGCCGACCTGGCCCTGGAGCAAAACCGCGACGTTTTTGCCGTCCCCGGTCCCATTACCAGCCGTTACAGCCAGGGCCCCCATGATTTAATCAAACAGGGAGCCAAACTGGTCACCGGGGTGGCAGATATTTTGGAAGAATATGAGCCCCAGTCCCTGTTGACTTTATCCCCGGGCGAGGAGCGGGCTGCTATCGCCCTGAACGCCACGGAGGAGAAGGTGCTGCATGGCTTGCAAGTGACCCCCACCCACCTGGATACCCTGATGGCGGCGACAGGTTTAGCCCCGGGGGAACTCAATACAGCCCTGCTCCAGCTCGAAATGCAGCAATTAATCCGGCGGTTGCCGGGGGGCTTTTACGTGCGTTGTTAA